In the Salvia splendens isolate huo1 chromosome 16, SspV2, whole genome shotgun sequence genome, ACAATTAGTCACAGAAATAGGACAAACATCAAGACACAAAGAGAGAGGACCGTTACACTTGCATATAAATATTCACCCAAATATCCTTTTAGAAACTGAGACAAACTAAACCACATACTTAGGTGGACAAAAGCTTGAAAAGATTGTTCCTTTAATCATTAGATTAGGATTTTAGATAACTATAATTATTGAGTTAGCTCCAACAACTCCTTCTTATCTTCATCACTGCCTTGTTTCAAATCAGTAATCAAAAGAGTTTATTAGTGCTAGCCTGTCTAATTCATGCACGAAATAGATTCTTATCCAtcaaaatctatcactacttcCCTTTATTTAATCCAATAAATTTATTACCGTTTTCTGGCTTATGACATGACAGTAAGAGTGTCATTAAACTTGatttaaatttcatttatatataaCCTAAAATGCCTAATTCCTTACTGTATATTGATTAGGTTAGCACATGTGGTTTAATGTGAAATAATATGCATTAATATAGCACCTCTTAACATTAAAGTCGATTCTATATAATGCTCATTGGCCATTGCGCCGCTGTCTTTAATTATTGGATTTTGGATCTCATATTTTGATTTGGGATCTAAGTAAAAGAATAAGGCATTTGAATCTTAACAATATACTTATAAGGTATAAGAGAATATAAGGTAATTAACTATTGCATAGTAATTAAAATCGTGTATAGTAGTATGATTAGCACTGATAAATCGACCGGTTCAATTATGAACTAAATAATTAATCTGGATCTGAACCAGGATTCAAAACTGGAGACAAGACAAGTATGTCGGGAACCGGGTTTATTGCTTGAAATGCAATTTTCTTGTTGAAGTTAGTAGGCTGGCCACGGTAATGACCCATTTCTAATGGGAAGTGGTTACAACTAGTGAGAATGGGCATATATGTTTTTAAAATACTAACTAAATAATCGGTTAATTTTGTTACGTTGGTGTCATCAATCAGTTGTTGGTTAGTATCGATGATTGATCTCGCACCCACTCCAAAAACCAAtatcaattcaataaataattaataactttAGATACCGATTAATTGATAATTGAAATATCAATTAACCAGCTCTATATGGGATAATGATCAAGAATTTTGACGCTAAAAAACACCGACCAGTTATTGGTTAGTATTGATAACCAATCACACATGCAACCCAAAGCCGATATCAAATCAATAACTAATAATTTCAGATACTAGttgattgataaaaaaatatcaattaactAGTTCTATATGGGATAGGGATCCaagaaatttatgaaaaaaattgaataatttatGTAAAAGTGTGTTGTCGTGACTCGTGAGATGCTTGTGTCGGTGGGGTTGAATGTTTGATGACACTTCCAACGCTAAGCTTAGGCCTCCTTTATTAATAATAACTATACATATAGTATAGTTTTTCATGatgttgagttttttttttgttaaagttGTTCTGGACTTCTTATTCACTAAATCCTACATTCacctttttcaatttttttgaccccatgtattatatatataaattgcaTATTCGGTGATTCTCTATTATTTGTATTTGTTTCTACATGCTACTACTATTTCTTAATTCCTTCAATAAGAAATCTCAATAGTGGTTTATATACACTAtttatacacacacatacaatgTGTGTATATACATGTTGAATCATGCATGTAGTATCTAAGTTCATGCATCCATCTCATAATAGATCTTATGGTCTagatttgttttcattttttttaatttaagcaCTACGTTTTGTGAATGTATGTAAGCCACTTTGTTATGAGATTAGGACAAAAAAACATGCATAGCCTCCCCCAGACGGGTCTGGACCCGTAAGTTGTCCACCCTCAGCCGCCCTCGTGGCCGCACGAACTAGCCTCCCTCAACCAGGTCCAACCCGTAAGCTTGCAAAGccccaaggcaacaagccttgtttaggcccacaggggaaattaatctcatccttgccaccctcctcaaccacttgagctagagGGCTTGGATAACCATGCATACCATAGTTGTTGCTGAAGactttcttctatttttttagTGTGTTTAGTTTTGCTAGTCATAATGAAGATTCATTAATTTTAGACTGATTATCAAATTTTGCAGTTGTAGTTATTGCTTGTTACTTTGTcattttatttgattaaattcGTGAATTTGATAGATAATTGtttcttttaatttgatttagagTTTGGAAAATTTGGTTATATCAGAAAATTTCAGGAGACGGAAAACTTAATTCGAATgcacataaattttattttcgtaCAATAACTTCTAAATTTAGTGCATAGATGTCACAATTTTCACAATATGAAAGTTTTGAACACACGTTATTTGTGTATGTTAATTGATGTGATTAACAATTAATCAAAGATAGCGTATGAAGCGGGCGAAGGAGCTGCTCAAAATTAGTTAGTACAGTGATGAGCATGCACTCCAAAAGAAGTAGGCCATCATCAAAATATTCTATCCCCAATTATAAATCAAATatcataaacaaaataaaacatatccTATTTTAGCTCGCTTATTTTAAAATTCTGTTCGATTTGGTTTCTAAAATTAATCTTGAGTTCCAATTTTGCTTCAGTTTTAAAATTGTGTGGAAAACCGAAAAAGCCAAAGTGTgccacaaatttttttttttttcacattgGACATTATCGCATTAACTAAACCGAGTCAAAAAGTTCAATTATTTTGGTTTTCTAGTTTTAATgactagtattttttatttaactacGAAAATAATACTGTAATTTTTaagaatgaataattatttagaaaaaaacAACAATGTCAAGCAAATTGATCAATTTACGATTAGTGATAAGGTCTCCGTATAAATAATTATTGCTTGGTAGTTTGGTTCAACCAACAATTGATGATACATATTTGTGCAAAGAGCCAtcccataattaaaaatcatgaTCGAGTCAAAGGTGGTAACATTTGTTTTTGCATTTTGCCAAGAAAGAAATACGCATGAATCATAATCATTAGTATTATAATATCCACTTAATCTTACATGAAAAACagtaggaaaataaataaagaaccattagtaaaaaaaatattaaaaaatgaaaatatctcaataGGGAaatcaggaaaaaaaaaattgtcggGGCCAAAGTTAGTGAATTCTTACAACACAAGTATATGAGACGATGTATATTAAAACCGATTAAAACTAGTATTTAAATCCAATGAAAAAGTACAATTTGTATTTatggaaaattaaataaatggggcaaaattcaacaatttaGATAGCATAGTTATGACTTAAGAAGTTGAGGAGGCCTACAACGTTATTAGCATTAGTTAATAAAACCTCCGACGTCACTAATTAAACATTTAGAAACTATGGTTAACCATTTTCCTCTGTTAATTGTCTTGTCTAATTACCCCTTGCCTCCCGACACCCGCACAAATTACAATGGGACTATTTTATTTCGGTTACTCTATAgtctaaattaaataaaatgatagtgaGCTTTCCGACTAAAAAAATAGGAATATTGAAAGTTTTAGTATAAAATTGTATGATGAAcatttatactagtagtataagtATTAACTAGTTGCACGCAAtaatactaaaaatatattactaATTCTTGAATCTAACATAAAAATTAACACTTTAACAATGCCACCCTAtgtattaatataatttttttaataaattctatTGTTTAAAACTTACAAAATTTATTAGCATAAATTgtgtataaaattttattaccaCCACATTACTTGCAATAATATATACGGCTATTACTCTCTccatttagagagagagagagagagagagtaagagAGGAGGTGGAGTTAGTAGAGTGAGGGGTGAAGGAGGGGTCCATTTTCACTGCCATTGAACCAACTCAATAGGTATGGGGCTGCTGCATTTATCTCCATGTTTTTTTACTTCCATCTCAATCAAACTCCTCGCTACTATTTTttccaactttttttttaattttcttctttATATTCTTGAATTAGGTCTCTGTTTCTTTAATATTTGTGGTTTTTTTTCACGAAATGCGTAGGTCAGGAATCCTTAGTTGAAGAGAATTCTCTCGAGTTCAGATACGAGGAACCCTAGATCTGAGCCACATTGCGCGGAACCCCGTTTTAGTTCATGTAATTTTCGTGCTCCGCTCCCTTTTCCATTTCTTGTCGGTGCAGCTATTCCGTGTGTGTTTTTAGTGTAGATCTTGCCGAATTTCTGAGATTTATCTTGCTTACTAGCTCATTGCTTCAGAGGGTTTCTTCTCTCTCTGTATTTGGGGCTTTTGCATTTTGAAGATTTGtttctatttattttcttattgcTTTCAATGTGTTAGACATTTAATAGGAAAGCCAGTGCCAGttctgtttgaattttgaatatgCATTTTGTTCTGTGGTTGGGACcagtaaatttattttattttttcctattGCCTGCGAATTTTGCAGCTATTAATGTGTTTTTGGGGCTTTTCATCTCTGCATGTGTTGGCTTATGTTGTTTCGAAATTGGAGTATCGATTTGTGTTTCTTACTATTTGCGTTTTACCCTTCGTGTTTAGTTTGCAAAATCGATGTTCTCAGATTTTCTGTCTGTATTCATCTCTATATGATCTGGTACTTTTCTTTTTGGGAGAAGTAGAGGAGTTAAGTTGAGTTGACACTGTATCTAGCAGTGAGCTGCAATGGGGAAGTCTGCTGGAAAGTGGATCAAGACGGTGCTCTTTGGGAAGAAGCATTCGAAATCCAACTATTCCAAAGTAAGAAATTTGTCTGTTCAGCTGTTAAGATCTCTGGTTTATCTTTTTGTTTTTCATTAGTGTGATGTGAGGATCAATTTATAATGATTATGGTTCCTATTTTGCGTGAAGAATGGGACACCCAATAAAAAGGGTGCGCTGAAGTCACCAGTCGAGGATCCAGCTAGAGATTCCTCTTTTATACCGGATCAATTGACTGAGAGAGGTGTTGAGAAATTGGAACTCGAGAAAGGAACATCTGCATCTCAATGTGGTGCTGTTGGTGTGGCTTATGTGGATCAAGGTATTGATTCACCAAAGAACGATGAGTTGGCTCCAGTCAGTGATGAGGAGGCGAAGAGGCAAGAACAAGCTGCGACAAAAACTCAAGCAGTCTTTAGGGGCTATTTGGTAAAATTCTCTATCATGGACTGTTTAAATTGCTTCCTGGTTAACAGCTGTAACTTGTTCTTATCATGTGGTTATTTCTGTTGACTTTCTGATCTCGTAGATTAGAATTTGATCTTCCATGACTGCTGAGAATATGTTGGTTTTTGATGTTGCAGAAAAGTAATGTAGTTAAGTAGCTTTCATCCACTAGCCCTTATTTAACGTAAGCTAATCTTGTCAAGCATGCTACTTAGTTTTGCAATTCACAACTTGCTGTATCGCGGTTGTGAATACCATCTTCAACTTTTGGCTAATGTTTGATGATGCAGTTTCAATAGATGAATTCTAACCGAATCTCTCTAGCATTAGAATTCTATCTTGATAAATATATACACCTTAATTTTGTTGAGAAGCTGTTCAAATTTCTAAGCTAGTTATTACTCTTGACCCATAAAATACTTAACATGATGTGATTATATTTCAATGGCAGGCTCGTCGCGCCTTTCGGGCTCTCAAGGGTATCATAAGGCTACAAGCTCTTATTCGCGGACATCTGGTTAGGAGGCAGGCTGTTGCTACTTTGCGTTCCATGCGGGCAATCGTTAAGTTCCAGGCACTGGCTCGTGGAAGAAGCATTAGGCTCTCAGATGATATACCTGAAGTTGGGAAAGTAGAGCTTCAGGTATCCCTGATTTGTGCAAACTAATTGATCTACTAGTCTTGCTTCTTCTTTCTTTACCTGCTAAGTTCTCCTGCAGTTGAAAACATCAACATTATATACTTGTGTTGCTGTTCCACTTTCTTTTACGATTTGTTTATTCCCTCTGTAGCTCAGTGGTGTTTAAGTTCATTGTTTGTTAAGGTTGACTTAGTTATCATGATTTAGCTTTAGGTACCGTACATTTACCTGGTCTTAGTTACTCTGCTATCTTTGCTCGAATGCTAATGCTGTGGTCTATGATTCTTGTCATTATGATTGGTACTTGAGCACATTATTGTAAAACAGATATCATCTTTAATGTTTTCAAACAGTTGCATCTGATCATTTTAATGTTAATCGATAGGTGGCTGTTGGGGCACATTCCGGCTCATTCCTTGGTTCGGAAATGCTAGCAAGTCACCCATTTATCCAGAAGGTTTTGCCAATATCTTCTACTTTTTACATGATACCTGGTTAAACCAGAAACTGTTAACTTCTGATTCCTTGGAAATCATTTAAATGCTTACAGATGTACTTTATTGCTTGTTCAGCTTCTTGCGACATTACCGAATGCTATGCCTCTGAGTCTTCAATATGATCCGGCTGAACCCAATTCAGCTCAGAACTGGCTTGAGCGCTGGTCATTATCCCGCTTTTGGGAACCACCTGTGCGCACCAAGAAGACTATGAAATCAAAGCCTCAGAGGAAGCCAGAGTCTGAACATGTGAAATCAAAAAGGACTATCCGAAAGGTGTCAACTACAGCACACGGGGAAAATGGTGGTGTAGCCTCTTCTGAAATGGATAAGCCCAAACGCGTCTCGAGGAAAGTCACAAGTCAAACAGAGGTTGCACAGGAGCAAAGCCCAAGTGAACTTGAGAGGGTTAAGCGCAACTTGAGAAAGGTTTCAGCATCTGCATTGGCAGCTCCTGAGAAACCTGATCCAGAAATTGAGAAACCACAGCCGCTTCAGAGTGTGGAAATAGTGGCAAGCCCTGTGCCTCCTGCTGTTGTTGAGCAGGAGATGGTGATTTCTCCTGAAAACCCACTGGATTCAGATATTGTTGCAGATCAAACAGATTCAACAGTTTTAGTCGAGGCCCCTGAAAAAATAACAAAGGATGAGCCCGTTGATGTGCAACACGATAACTATCCAATTGCTGAGACTCCTTCCAGGGAGAACAGTGTGAAGATAGAGAGTGCACCGTCTTTGGATGATGAAATAAACTGCAAGGATGAACAGAATCACAAGGAGAATCCCAAGATTAGGAAGAGGAAGTCCCTTCCAGCTAATAAGCCAGATTATCTGGAAAATATCTCACAGAACTCCCCTAACTTGCCGAGTTATATGGCTGCCACTGAATCTGCTAAGGCCAAGCTTAGAGCTCAAGGAGCCGCTGCTGCTAAATTGGCTGAGGAAGCTATTGATTATGGCAGTGCTCGTCGCCATTCTCTACCAGCCCCTACTAATGGAAAACTGACCTCATTGTCACCCAGGATACAGAAGCCTGTGCATGCTAATGGCAAGGGAAGCAAAGTTAACAAATCATTGTCAGCCTCTAGAGACGGTAAGACACTCCTTTGTTACTTCATTGGTTTAAACTATATACCTCTTTAatgcaaaaaaattatttatgctaattttttttgtgatgtGGAACTGTCACATTTCAGACAAGGTGGTTCAGCCTGGTTGGAGGAGATGAGAGTGTGTAGCAGTTTCCTCAGATGGGATGTCTTGGAAGCATTGCACGACAATGTAGCTGCGCTGCAGAGTTCAATTTGGTTCTTGTGCAGTCCTTTTGTAATGGATGAATGTGAACATCACAAGTTCTAGTTCGTTTGCTTTGATGTTGTCTTTGCTCGTCTTTGTTTTGTATTTGAGGGTTTTACTGAAGGATGTATAGATGTAGATGAAGAGTCTGTTATGACTATTCGAAAATTACTGGTGTGCTTCAtagtttaatttgttaattccCTAAATACTGTAAGCTAACTATTTTACGTTGTGTGCTTTTTTAAAAGCTACTATCTCTACTTCAGAATTCTTGcatatattagtttatattatGTCTCTTTTTTTAGTGAACTACAAATAAGGCTACCATTCTTTGTGGTCCTAGCTCCTGTTTTTTTGAGGCATTTTTGAGCTGTTGAGGATCTTTTTAGGATGAAATCGACAACAAATATGCGTACATTTGAACTATTATGCATTTGAACTTTTGAGAGATAAATAAGCCCCAACAAATATTCGTACAAGGAGAAACAAGAATTATATTCTAAGGCGAAGATGTGGATTATTTTGGGATATGAATGTCCAGGCTGAGGCGTTGATGTCCCCATAGCGCTCTATCAGCAGCCCTGAACCAGAAATATCCAACAACTCCAACGACGTCGCCTTACCAATCAGGCAATGTGGTAGTGCAGTCAGCTCGGAGCAGAAACGGATAGCCAACTCAGTAAGACGAGGCATTATCGAGCCTACTTCATGTGCAGCGGTAATGTCCTCCCACTCCCTCCAGTTTTCGCATCCCTTGAAAATCAGTTTCTTCAACTTCGGAAAGATAGCATTGTTAGGAGATGAAGCAGTATCTCCCTGTCCCAATAGCTGTGGCCCCAGAACTACCAATCTGTACATGTCACAGACGTTGATCTCCTCCAGGTGGGGCAATTTTCCTAGAGAGGGCAAGCATGACGTGTTTCTGAAACTAGCGAGTGAAACGGACCTCAGTTGGTTTAAAGGAGAGGATATCCAATCCGGAAACTTGGTGCCATCGTAGAAAATTATTGAGAGGTGTCTGAGGTTTTGATGTGGCTCTAGAGCATCCATTACACCCTCAGCCATGTGGATTGTAGATGATGGAATCCCAGACTCAGTCAAGAACTCCACACGGAGCGATTCAATGTGCATCTTTAGCTTCAACTCTGCCTCCCGGGCATCCTCCACCACTCCAGCATCGCCCAAAGTTATTTTGAGCTGTAGGGATCCACTGAGAAGGTTTAAGTTTTTCAGCAACCCCATCCTGCTCCCACCACTTCCCCCATTGAACTCACTCAACCTGCGAAGACCTGTTAACTTAGCTAGATTCTCAGGTAACTGCATCACAGAATACATATTGTGGAGATGCTTGAGGTTCTTGAGCCTATCCACTCCTTGAGGAAGGTTGGAGAGATCAACACATCCCTCAACATTCAAGGTTCTCAGTTGTGGCAACTCGCATAGGCTCTCTGGCAACTCCAGCAGCCCTTGATTATTGCTCAAGTCCAAGTGTCTCAATTTAATCAGATTCCCAATTTCATTTGGAATCCTTATCAGGTTGCAAGACCTCAGGAAAAGGGTTTGCAAATAATAAAGCTTGCAAATATTAGCCAGATTTTCAATGTGTACAACACAGTGATCTATAGACAACCACTTCAAGTGAATCAAATTCTCTATTCCCTTAGGAAAATCATTCCAAAGTCCTAACACTCTAAGGCTGGTGAGGCAGTTGCAAAGATTCGGAATGGTAGACCTTTTGTCAAACATTAAGCTCCGATAAGCCTTGACCTGAGCTATAAACGGACCACAAACTTGGCAAGTTGTCTTTATCTCGGAGGCCTCCATCCTGCTGCTAGCGTTCCTAAGAAACTGAGCAAATTCATGCACTATGTCATGTATTTTAAAGGAGTCTGTCTGCCGATATTCAAACAGGGATCGGCTAGATAAAGTTTTGAAGCACTCTCGCCCTCTAAGTTCTAGCGAATCCCCACCATTCTCTGCACTAGAGCCCAAATAACCCAGTGCCATCCATATTCTTATTACTTCTTCCACACGAATCTCCTCTTCTTTAGGGAAGAAAGCACAATAAGAAAAGCAACGCTTGTGCATCGGGGATAGTTCATTGTAACTCAAAAGCAGATGTGGGAAAAGTTTCTCTTTCACTTCCTTGAATTCCCACACTTGACTCGTACTTACATTCTCCCACTCCTCCAACGTGTTCTTGAAGCGTAGAAGGCTTCCCAGAGTCTTCGCAGCAAGGGGCAAACCGTTGCATCTACGAGCTATCTTCTCACACACATCCTCAAACCCCTCCATGCTCCTTCCAGAGAGGGCTATGTGCTCTAATAATAACCTACAATCAGCATCCGAAAGAAGCCCTAGACGATAGATGTCCGGATCCATGGTGCCCATCATTACAGCAACATTGGCATTTCTTGTTGTCACCAAAACAGTGGTGCTTGCTCCACCATTTTTGAGGGCATTCTTCAAAGGCTCCCACTTGTCCTCATCTTCTGTCCAAACATCATCCAACACCAACAGAATTCTTTTCCCTGCAATAAGCTCTGCCAGTCTTTCAAGTGTGGTTTCTAATTGATTGTAAATGCTAGTTATTCTTCCCTTACCCATGCTCTCGATAATCCCTTGCGCAATCTTAGCCACATCGAATGGATTCGAGACACACATCCAAATTCTCAAATCAAAGCAACCTATTACCCGATCATCATGATACACTGATTGAGCAAGCGTCGTCTTCCCAAGACCCCCTGCGCCCACAATCGACACAATTCTAAAACCTAATTCCTCATGGAAGCCCAAAACAACTCTGTTCGCAACATTGGCGGTATCATTCTTTCGACCTTGGAGTGCAGATGAGTCAATTCGAGAAGTAGATTGAACCCTTGAAATGTGAAATTGAGAAACAGCAAAATGAAATTTGCTTTTCTCCTTGAGAATGTCATCGAGTTTAGCTTTCAGATTCTCGACTTTGACGGCAATATCATGACGAAACACAACATTTCTGAAGCATAAACACGAAGGTAGAAGAAGAGAGGGGGATACCTTCTGCTTCTGCTTCTGCTTCTGCTTCTGCTTTTGGTTAAGGTTGGCAGCAGCAATTTCGAGCATGTGTTTAACAAGAGCGTAAGACCACTCCTCCAAAACGTCCTCCATTTCGTAGGACGCTTCTTCGAGGCTCAGCACCCAATCACTGATTGCTTTGTCATCGTATCTTCTTCTCTCTGCATCATCCAATTCATTCCTGACCCCCTTGAGATTTTTGGAGAGATTCAGAAGCTCCTTCTCCACGCCTCTCACCAGTTTGATTTCGCTCTTGATATGCTCTTTCGCAATGAGTATCAGCTGCTCTGCTACCGATGAAATTATAGCATCAGCCATGATTTTCtactgaagaagaagaagaagagaaacacCGATTTCAGATCTACTATAAAATGGATCGTATGCAGTCTTCGCAAGTCAACTAGTATTTATAACCAACCACTCACTGTTGCGTCTTCCCAATCATTTATCAATAATCTAGTCACAATATTTAGCCATTATTTCAGCCACAATTCATACCCAAAGGATCTATGTCCAAAGACACTAATCCATATTTCTTTTTACCATCTGATTAACTAATGATGGACGAGTATCATGTCAGTCGACTGCATTAGTATTTAAGTTGATACTATAAATaaagttagttttttttgttggcATTTTAGTGAATCAACttgttttatttatgtttgGTATCAATATTGTGAAAGTCAactaacttaatataaataattactgTAATTGGTTTCTTGTTATGCTTATTGAGAGGAAGAGAACAAATCAGAACTTTTCTTAACTTGCTATGTGGAAATGTTTATAC is a window encoding:
- the LOC121771352 gene encoding protein IQ-DOMAIN 31-like, which codes for MGKSAGKWIKTVLFGKKHSKSNYSKNGTPNKKGALKSPVEDPARDSSFIPDQLTERGVEKLELEKGTSASQCGAVGVAYVDQGIDSPKNDELAPVSDEEAKRQEQAATKTQAVFRGYLARRAFRALKGIIRLQALIRGHLVRRQAVATLRSMRAIVKFQALARGRSIRLSDDIPEVGKVELQVAVGAHSGSFLGSEMLASHPFIQKLLATLPNAMPLSLQYDPAEPNSAQNWLERWSLSRFWEPPVRTKKTMKSKPQRKPESEHVKSKRTIRKVSTTAHGENGGVASSEMDKPKRVSRKVTSQTEVAQEQSPSELERVKRNLRKVSASALAAPEKPDPEIEKPQPLQSVEIVASPVPPAVVEQEMVISPENPLDSDIVADQTDSTVLVEAPEKITKDEPVDVQHDNYPIAETPSRENSVKIESAPSLDDEINCKDEQNHKENPKIRKRKSLPANKPDYLENISQNSPNLPSYMAATESAKAKLRAQGAAAAKLAEEAIDYGSARRHSLPAPTNGKLTSLSPRIQKPVHANGKGSKVNKSLSASRDDKVVQPGWRR
- the LOC121771351 gene encoding putative disease resistance protein RGA3, translating into MADAIISSVAEQLILIAKEHIKSEIKLVRGVEKELLNLSKNLKGVRNELDDAERRRYDDKAISDWVLSLEEASYEMEDVLEEWSYALVKHMLEIAAANLNQKQKQKQKQKQKVSPSLLLPSCLCFRNVVFRHDIAVKVENLKAKLDDILKEKSKFHFAVSQFHISRVQSTSRIDSSALQGRKNDTANVANRVVLGFHEELGFRIVSIVGAGGLGKTTLAQSVYHDDRVIGCFDLRIWMCVSNPFDVAKIAQGIIESMGKGRITSIYNQLETTLERLAELIAGKRILLVLDDVWTEDEDKWEPLKNALKNGGASTTVLVTTRNANVAVMMGTMDPDIYRLGLLSDADCRLLLEHIALSGRSMEGFEDVCEKIARRCNGLPLAAKTLGSLLRFKNTLEEWENVSTSQVWEFKEVKEKLFPHLLLSYNELSPMHKRCFSYCAFFPKEEEIRVEEVIRIWMALGYLGSSAENGGDSLELRGRECFKTLSSRSLFEYRQTDSFKIHDIVHEFAQFLRNASSRMEASEIKTTCQVCGPFIAQVKAYRSLMFDKRSTIPNLCNCLTSLRVLGLWNDFPKGIENLIHLKWLSIDHCVVHIENLANICKLYYLQTLFLRSCNLIRIPNEIGNLIKLRHLDLSNNQGLLELPESLCELPQLRTLNVEGCVDLSNLPQGVDRLKNLKHLHNMYSVMQLPENLAKLTGLRRLSEFNGGSGGSRMGLLKNLNLLSGSLQLKITLGDAGVVEDAREAELKLKMHIESLRVEFLTESGIPSSTIHMAEGVMDALEPHQNLRHLSIIFYDGTKFPDWISSPLNQLRSVSLASFRNTSCLPSLGKLPHLEEINVCDMYRLVVLGPQLLGQGDTASSPNNAIFPKLKKLIFKGCENWREWEDITAAHEVGSIMPRLTELAIRFCSELTALPHCLIGKATSLELLDISGSGLLIERYGDINASAWTFISQNNPHLRLRI